A stretch of the Notamacropus eugenii isolate mMacEug1 chromosome 2, mMacEug1.pri_v2, whole genome shotgun sequence genome encodes the following:
- the LOC140527603 gene encoding histone H4, with product MSGRGKGGKGLGKGGAKRHRKVLRDNIQGITKPAIRRLARRGGVKRISGLIYEETRGVLKVFLENVIRDAVTYTEHAKRKTVTAMDVVYALKRQGRTLYGFGG from the coding sequence ATGTCTGGTCGTGGCAAAGGAGGCAAAGGTTTGGGCAAAGGTGGTGCCAAGCGGCACAGAAAAGTGCTCCGCGATAACATCCAGGGCATCACCAAGCCTGCCATCCGTCGTCTGGCTCGGCGCGGCGGCGTCAAGCGTATCTCGGGGCTCATCTACGAGGAGACCCGCGGCGTGCTGAAGGTGTTCCTGGAGAACGTGATCCGGGACGCCGTCACCTACACTGAGCACGCCAAGAGGAAGACGGTCACTGCCATGGACGTGGTCTACGCGCTCAAGCGCCAGGGCCGAACCCTCTACGGCTTCGGCGGCTAA